AGAGGGGCTAAGTATTTCCTGTAGGTGTGGTATACAGTAAATTTATTAGTACAATTCTTCTCAAGAAGGCCATATCTTTATTGACATCTTCTACACAGTCTGACTGTAAATCTTCTTGTATTGGAACGCGTTTGTTTTTCAAAAGATCTGGTGTAATGTAGCCTTTATTTTTCTGGTAAGCTTATCGTGGTTACTCCGTACAATGCGCCTCGCGCGCGTAATCATCAAATTTGAAAATCCTCGTATACTAGACTTTTTTTCACTGTAAGTTTagattttaatgttaataatgtgTCATTCTATACaaagtaaatattaataaattcatttttcTTCTGTAAATGTGACAATGCTCAATTTCTATGGTTTCGTATTCATTGTTTACATACcctacatttttgtgttttcaccaCTTTTAAGCGTGGGAACATATAATTAGTTACTTAATACACATATAAGGAAGCTTATGGTTTATCTCATTATAATTTTAACGTTGTGTGTATTATTGCAGCTTAAAGCCTTGAtttttccaattttaaagcatgttcttagttttcaattattttgtattttcagacGTTTTGTCAACATCAACCACCGTTGTTTTACGGGACCAAAATTAATCCGTTAACTTACGACTGGAATTCAATTGTTACTTGAGTcgttaaagtaaaaaaaacaacgcaAGCAATGGATGGACAGACGAAAATAAGGTCAGAGCGAATTGGAAGGCGGACCATGTcgcacaaaaaaaaaacaagcccAGCACAAGATACAGAAAAGCTTCCTAGAAATAAGTCAAGATCGCAAACATCTTCAACTACCACTCAGAGGACTAAATTGGAGTTGGCAAAACTCCAACTAGAGTATGAAAAAAGACAGGCGGACATAAAACTACAAGAACTACGTTtgcaagaaaatattttaaaagaagaaTTTAACTTGGGAATGGAAGAAACGAAACTGTACATGATGGAACAGGATTGCTCAGACCTGTCCTCATGCAGCAGAGTACATACATACCTAAGGACCTTAAACTATATAAACAGCCTCCCTGAACCACAGTCTGCGCCTCAGCTGCAGTATACGCCTCATCTGCAGTCTGCGCCTCAGCTGCAGTCTACGCCTAAGCTGCAGTCTACGCCTCAGCTGCAGTCTACGTCTCAGCCGCAGTCCACGCCTCAGCTGCAGTCTACGCTTCAGCCGCAGTCAACGCCTCAGCCAATCTGCGCCACAGCTGCAGTCTACGCCTCATCTGCAGTCTATGCCTCAGCTGCAGTCTACGCCTCAGCTGCAGTCTACGCCTCAGCCGCAATCTACGCCTCAGCTGCAGTCTACGCCTTTGCTGCAGTCTACTCTTTAGCCGCAGTCTACGCCTTGGCTGCAGTCTACGCTCCAGCCACAGTCTACGCCTCAGCCGCAGTCTACGCCTCAGCTGCAGTCTACACCCTCATATGCAGTTTACGCCTTGGCTGCAGTCTACGCTGCAGCCGCAGTGTGCGCCTCAGTCGCAGTCTGTGCCTCAGCTTCAGTCTATGCCTCAGCCGCAGTCTACACCTCAGATGAAGTTTGCGCCTCAGCCGCAGTCTACGCCTCAGCTGCAGTCTACGCCTCAGCTGCTGTCTGCGCCTCAGCCGCAGTCTACGCCTCAGCTGCAGTCTACGCCTCAGCTGCAGTCTACACCTCATATGCAGTCTATGCATTGGCTGCAGTCTACGCTTCAGCCGCAGTCTACGCTTCAACCGCAGTCTGCGCTTCAGCTGCAGTCTACGACTCAGGTGCAGTCTACGACTCAGGTGCAGTCTACGCCTAAGTCGCAGTCGACGCCTCAGCTGCAGTCTACGTACAAGCCGCAGTCTATGCTTCAGCCGCAGTCTATGCCTAAGCTGCAGTCTACGCCTTGGCTGCACTCCACGCCTCAGCTGCAGTCTACGCCTCAGTTGCAGTCTATGCCTCAGCCGCAGACTACACCTCATCTGCAGTCTGTGCCTCAGCCTCAGTCTACGTCTCAGGTGCGGTCTAAGCCTCAGCTGCAGTCTACGCTTCAGCCGAAGTCTACGCTTTTGCCGCAGTCTACACCTCAGCCGCAGTCTACGCCTCAGCTGCAGTCTACGCCTCAGCTGCAGTCTACGCCTTGGCTGCACTCCACGCCTCAGCTGCAGTTTACGCCTCAGTTGCAGTCTACGCTTCAGTCGCAGTCTACGCCTTGGCTGCACTCTACGTCTCAGCTGCAGTCTATGCCTCAGTTTCAGTCTATGCCTCAGCCACAGTCTACGCCTCAGCCGCAGTCTACGCCTCAGCTGCAGTCTACACATTGTCTGCAGTCTGCGCCTCAACTGCAGCCTACGCCTTTGCTGCAGTCTACGCCTCAGCCGCAGTCTACGTCTCAGCTGCAGTCTACGCCTCATCTGCAGTCTGCGCCTCCGTTTAAGTCTGAGCCTCGTCTGCAGTCTATGCCTTGGCTGCAGTTTACGCCTTTTCCTGGTAGCCACTTACCTTTCGGACAAGTTATGCAACCTTATCAGGTGCATAACGCTAAGGGTGTAACAGATGCGCCATTTATGTCAGACTTTTCCAAATACCTGATCAAGAAAGAGTTACTAATGGCAAGTTCCTCAAGCTTTAATGAGCCGCCTGGCTCTTACCCAATATGGAAAGCCAGCTTTCAGGGTAAATCTGCTGAACTTGGAATGGGTCTATATGAAGAACTCGACTTGGTCATTAAATATGTTGGGCCCAAATTTTCTACCCAAGCAAAGAGTATCCGAGTCGCTAATGCATTTAATCCTGCCAGGGCAATACAGCAAATATGGAATATTAGTAGATTAAATGAACATTATGGAAGGTCAGAAATGGTTGAGGCATCTGATCTGTTAGAGAAAAGCTGGCTCGTGTacccaaaataaacaataacaatgaacacgCACGAATGTATGAATTGTTAGATATAGTTACAGAAATTGAATCTTTGATGCAAGACGAAAGCTATAAGGCACTGTTGGGGTATTTTGACACGTCGGTCAGTGTGAATTCAGTCTTACTGAAGCTGCCACAATTCACTCAGAACAAGTGGATAGATAGAGCAGccaaacataaacaaattaacaatGTGGTTTATCCACCCTTCTGTGTTTTCACCGAATTTCTCTCTGAGATGTGTTCACGTTACAACGTTCAAGGCATTGTTATCCCTTCGCAAGATCAAATTGCTGGCTCAAAGGAACGGTCTTTTGCTACCAGGACAAATGACACGTCCAACAAGAACTGGGACATCGACTTATCACTGCAATGTTATAAATGTCAAGAAAACTGAAATGAGTGATTCAAAGTCGGAAAggaagaacaagtgcattttggACGGAATGGGACATCCTTTGAATGCCTGTAGACTGTTCCGGCAAAAATCATTGCAGGAAAGGAAAAATTCATTACGAGAAAACAAAATTTGCTTCCGTTGCTGTGAGACTGATGAGCATTCATTTCGCAGATGCCAGAAAGATGTTATATGCAAAATTTGTTAGGACAGATCGCACGCTACGACCATGCATGGCGAAGTAAGAAGTTCAACATCGCTTAAACAACAGCATAATAGTAGGGAGCAGACAGCTGATCTGTCATGTTAAATTTCAGCGTTATGCACATTATTATTTGGTGACTTCAGTGGGCGCTCCTGTTCCAAGACTATGCTTGTTAAGGTGCATATAAATCCAGACCAGCAAGTGTCTGTCTATGCCATTCATGATGATCAAAGCAACAGAACTTGAGCTAGTCCAGCTCTTTTAGACGAACTTGGAGTGACTGGGCCGATGCAAAGGTACACACTAAACTCATGTTGGTGGAAGTACGGTCATCAATGCACGCATTGTTCCAGAGATGTACATAAGATCTGCTGATGGTAAAAGTGAACTGACATTGAACAACGTCGTCGAATGTGACATTCCAAATGATCGATCTGAAATTCCGACACCAGTAATAACTCACCATTACCCTTATCTCAATGGTCTCAGTAGTTGTATACCTTCTTTGGACGAAAAGCTGGAATTGGTTTGATCATTGGAAGAGATACGCTCGAAGCACATCCTGTTAAGGAACAGGTGGTTGGGCGGAAGGTTGGACCATTCGCGCAGCGTCTCCACTTAGGATGGGTTATTGTGGGTGAAGTGTGCCTAGGCAAAGTTCTCCAACCTGCTTCCATAAACACTTTCAAGACTCATGTTACAAATGGTCGTCCTTCATTGTTTGCCCCATGCAAAAGTAACCTCGCTCTTAAAGACCAACTTGATCATGGCTTGTTGGGCGATAGTCTTGGCAAGGATGTGTTTAAAACAACAAGCGAAGATGACAAAATCGGTTTATTGCGGGAAGATATTGATTTCCTAAAGATTATGAATGAACGTATGAAGAAGGATCGCAGTGGGCATTGGAAAGCCCTACTCCCATTCGTGGAACCAAGGCCCCGATTGCCGAATAACAGGATCCATGTGGACAAAAGGGCTCAGATTCTCGACAGTTCTTTAAAGAAGCATCTTACAAAACATCGCCACATGGTCGAGTTTATGGATCAGATCTTCAAATCGGGTGCAGCTGAAAAGGCTTCTGCATTACCACAAGGGACAGAATCCTGGTATTTACCCCCTTTTTGGCGTGTACCATCCACGGAAACCTGACAAAATCAGAGGTGTTTCGACTCTTCAGTGGTGTTCAATAGCAGCTCTTTGAATGCAGTGCTTCTGTCTGGTCCGAACTTCACAAACAACTTGCTTGAAGTTCTGCTGAGAATCAGGCGCAATTTAGTTGCCATCATGTGCGACATCCAACAGATGTTTTACTGTTTTTTGGTTGAGGAGACTCATAGAGACTTCCTGAGGTTCTTTTGGTATGAGTCTAATGATCCATCTAAACCACTGACTGAGTACCGCATGAACCAGAAATAAAGAGGTTTGTTGAAAACGACTTTATTTTGATGATCGATTCACTTTCTGCGTTACCTCAGAAGAAGCTATTAGGCT
This is a stretch of genomic DNA from Dreissena polymorpha isolate Duluth1 chromosome 7, UMN_Dpol_1.0, whole genome shotgun sequence. It encodes these proteins:
- the LOC127839981 gene encoding uncharacterized protein LOC127839981 yields the protein MRRRLQLRRRLRLRRRLQQRRRLQLRRRLQTMCRLQLRRRLRLRRRLWLRHRLKLRHRLQLRRRVQPRRRLRLKRRLQLRRKLQLRRGVQPRRRLQLRRRLQLRRRLRLRCRLRQKRRLRLKRRLQLRLRPHLRRRLRLRHRLQMRCSLRLRHRLQLRRRLQLRRGVQPRRRLQLRHRLRLKHRLRLVRRLQLRRRLRLRRRLHLSRRLHLSRRLQLKRRLRLKRRLRLKRRLQPMHRLHMRCRLQLRRRLQLRRRLRLRRRQQLRRRLQLRRRLRLRRKLHLRCRLRLRHRLKLRHRLRLRRTLRLQRRLQPRRKLHMRV